A region of Sulfurimonas sp. DNA encodes the following proteins:
- a CDS encoding iron ABC transporter permease, with protein MTWRLVMSRYFIWFFLLLILIISPFLGAFDLKVSEVFINGTLDNSIFFNLRIPRVLFAFFAGVILALSGLLFQTLFRNALMTPYTLGISSGAVLGAGIAIKLGLGSLAFGIATISIFGFLGAMFTILLLITLAKYLQNSHYESLLLLGITLSLFYTSALMILFYLGNTMQNDILLRFTMGSLSVIGWTYPITIGIISLILFFVIYLFRYELQLLSISDESAKLRGVNSKKITLILLIVSSFAIGTLVSISGPIGFVGLIVPHIVTKLYPVTVNNRIAKTALFGGFFLVFCDTITRTLQTQSELPIGIVTALIGGPFFIYLIINKSKSI; from the coding sequence ATGACTTGGCGGTTAGTTATGAGTAGGTATTTTATTTGGTTTTTTCTTTTGCTTATTCTTATAATATCTCCTTTTTTAGGTGCATTTGATTTAAAGGTTAGTGAAGTTTTTATAAATGGTACCTTAGATAATTCCATATTTTTTAATCTTAGAATTCCAAGAGTTTTATTTGCTTTTTTTGCAGGAGTCATCTTAGCTTTAAGCGGTTTGCTATTTCAAACACTTTTTAGAAATGCTCTTATGACTCCATATACTCTAGGCATCTCAAGTGGTGCTGTTTTGGGTGCTGGAATCGCTATAAAACTAGGTCTTGGAAGTTTAGCTTTTGGTATCGCCACTATTAGCATCTTTGGTTTTTTAGGTGCGATGTTTACTATACTTTTACTTATCACTCTTGCAAAGTATTTGCAAAACTCTCACTATGAATCACTCTTACTTTTAGGCATCACTCTTTCACTTTTTTACACTTCTGCTTTGATGATTTTGTTTTACCTTGGAAACACTATGCAAAATGATATATTACTTCGTTTTACTATGGGTTCACTTAGTGTTATTGGTTGGACGTACCCTATCACCATTGGTATAATTTCACTTATACTTTTTTTCGTTATTTATCTTTTTCGTTATGAACTCCAACTTCTTAGCATCTCTGATGAAAGTGCAAAACTCCGTGGAGTAAACAGTAAAAAAATTACATTGATTTTACTTATAGTTTCTTCTTTTGCTATTGGAACGCTTGTAAGCATTAGTGGGCCTATCGGTTTTGTGGGGCTAATAGTCCCGCATATAGTTACAAAACTATACCCAGTAACTGTTAACAATCGCATCGCTAAGACAGCTTTGTTTGGTGGTTTTTTTCTTGTTTTTTGTGACACAATTACGCGCACTTTACAAACTCAAAGTGAACTTCCTATTGGCATAGTGACGGCTCTTATTGGCGGCCCATTTTTCATATATCTTATTATAAACAAAAGTAAGAGCATCTAG
- a CDS encoding ABC transporter ATP-binding protein → MISLDSLSVKYDNKTILTDISLNIESHLSILGANGSGKSTLAKALCNLIKYEGSVSIDDKDIKELSLKERAKLISYIPAKLEVYDAYISVEEFVLLSRFAHKENFFDYSDKDKTITKETLKFLNISHLKDHTINSLSSGESQLVLIACALTQQSKIIIFDEPTANLDPKNSKIIAQHIKGLKDYHQVILITHDLHLASFIDSDTLFIKDSKAIYYKKDFFNQENLKELYEVDFNDLAVSYE, encoded by the coding sequence ATGATTAGTCTCGACTCTCTAAGTGTCAAATATGACAATAAAACTATACTTACAGATATATCTTTAAATATTGAGAGTCATCTAAGTATTCTTGGGGCAAATGGTTCTGGGAAAAGTACCTTGGCTAAAGCACTTTGTAATCTCATAAAGTATGAGGGTAGTGTGAGTATTGATGATAAAGACATCAAAGAGTTGTCTTTAAAAGAGAGAGCAAAACTTATCTCATATATTCCTGCAAAACTTGAAGTTTATGATGCTTATATTAGTGTTGAAGAGTTTGTACTTCTTAGTCGTTTTGCACATAAAGAAAACTTTTTTGACTACTCAGACAAAGATAAAACAATCACAAAAGAAACTTTAAAATTTTTAAATATTTCTCATCTAAAAGACCATACTATAAACTCTCTTAGCTCAGGGGAATCTCAACTTGTTTTAATCGCTTGTGCCTTAACTCAACAAAGTAAAATTATCATCTTTGATGAACCAACTGCAAATTTAGACCCTAAGAACTCTAAAATTATCGCTCAACATATCAAAGGTTTAAAAGATTATCATCAAGTTATTCTCATCACGCATGATTTGCATCTAGCCTCATTTATAGACTCAGATACTTTATTTATCAAAGATTCAAAAGCCATATACTATAAAAAAGATTTTTTTAATCAAGAAAATTTAAAAGAACTTTATGAGGTTGACTTTAATGACTTGGCGGTTAGTTATGAGTAG